In the Corythoichthys intestinalis isolate RoL2023-P3 chromosome 12, ASM3026506v1, whole genome shotgun sequence genome, one interval contains:
- the gjb8 gene encoding gap junction protein beta 8: MSWGALYAQLGGVNKHSTSLGKIWLSVLFIFRITILVLAAESVWGDEQSDFTCNTQQPGCKNVCYDHFFPVSHIRLWCLQLIFVSTPALLVAMHVAYRKRGDKRTMLASNGTEKPSDVDLETLKRRRLPITGTLWWTYTCSLFFRLVFEGGFMYALYFVYDGFQMPRLVKCEQWPCPNKVDCFISRPTEKTVFTIFMVASSAICMILNVAELGYLVGKAVMRCASRRRNRRLSYNRNETVMRDNAALQNKKNELLLSVPSSDSSVRKTVC; this comes from the coding sequence ATGTCCTGGGGCGCCCTGTACGCCCAGCTGGGCGGCGTCAACAAACACTCGACCAGCCTTGGCAAAATCTGGCTTTCGGTGCTGTTCATCTTCCGTATCACCATCTTGGTGCTGGCCGCCGAGAGCGTGTGGGGCGACGAGCAGTCCGACTTCACGTGTAACACGCAGCAGCCGGGCTGCAAGAACGTCTGCTACGACCACTTCTTTCCCGTGTCACACATCCGTTTGTGGTGCCTGCAGCTGATCTTCGTGTCCACGCCAGCCCTGTTGGTGGCCATGCACGTGGCCTACCGCAAGCGGGGCGACAAGCGTACCATGCTAGCGTCCAACGGCACCGAAAAACCCAGCGACGTGGACCTGGAGACACTGAAACGGCGGCGGCTACCCATCACGGGCACGCTTTGGTGGACGTACACCTGCAGTCTCTTCTTCCGCTTGGTTTTCGAGGGCGGCTTCATGTACGCACTCTATTTTGTCTACGACGGCTTCCAGATGCCGCGCTTGGTCAAGTGTGAACAGTGGCCCTGTCCTAACAAGGTGGACTGCTTCATCTCACGGCCCACCGAGAAGACAGTCTTCACTATCTTCATGGTGGCATCGTCAGCCATTTGCATGATTCTCAATGTGGCCGAGCTAGGCTACCTGGTGGGCAAGGCGGTCATGCGTTGCGCTAGCCGGCGCCGCAACCGGAGACTGTCTTACAACCGCAACGAAACCGTCATGAGGGACAACGCCGCCCTGCAGAACAAGAAGAACgagctgctgctctctgtgcccTCCTCGGACTCGTCCGTTCGCAAGACCGTGTGCTGA